TCGATGGTTGCAAGTATGGTGGCAATCTCAGCACTATCTTTCCTAGTTTGGGTCCATCACTTCTACACAATGGGCCAAGGAGCACTCTCTAACAGCTTTTTCTCCATAACAACTATGCTGATTGCCGTTCCAACTGGGGTTAAAATCTTTAACTGGCTCCTGACAATGTACAAAGGAAAAATTCAATTTACGACGCCAATGATGTATGCGCTTGGATTCATTCCAATCTTCACATTCGGCGGCATTACAGGCGTCATGCTTGCGATGGCAAGTGCGGATTATCAATACCATAACACGATGTTCCTTGTTGCCCACTTCCACTATGTATTGATTCCTGGTACCGTCTTCGGTGTTCTTGCCGGTTTCTATTACTGGTGGCCAAAGATTTTCGGTTTCATGCTTGACGATAAACAAGGAAAGCGTGCATTTTGGTGGATTGCCATCTCCTTTAACGTGACTTTCTTACCGCTATTCGCGCTTGGTCTTAAAGGAATGACACGCCGTACGTACACGTACTCTGAGGAAAGCGGCTTCGGCCCATTGAACTTGCTTGCCTCCATCGGTTCTGTCGGTTTAGCAATCGGGTTCATTTTGCTGGTTTACAACATTTACTGGAGCTTCCGCTATGCACCGCGCTTAAATGGCAATAATGATCCATGGGATGCGCGGACATTGGAATGGGCTACTCATACACCTGTTCCTGCCTATAACTTTGCTATCACACCTGAAGTAAGCTCTGTTGATACTTTATGGGATGAAAAACTGGGCAAACATAAGATTTTTAAAGGCAAACTTGAAGAAATTCATATGCCTAACTCAAGCTTTATGCCATTCTGGATGGCAGTTGCCTTCTTCTTCTGGGGATTCTTTATGGTATTCAGCTGGTGGATTCCAGCCATTATTGCTGCGATTCCAATCTTCTACTTGCTGTTTGCGCGTTCATTCAGCAATGACCATGGGTTCCATATCTCTGCTAAAGAATTAGAGGAAGAAGAAAAGAAATTGCGAGGTGAAACAAAATGAAGCTAGATGCCTCACAACCATTAGAATATAGAACAGAGGAGAATCAGCTGAAAATCTTAGGATTCTGGATTTTCCTAGGAGCCGAAATTGTTCTCTTCGCCACCCTATTTACCGTCTATTTCGTTTTGGAAAATGGAACTGGTAATGGTCCGACTGGAAAGGATATCTTCCAAATCTCCGGCGTACTTTGGGAAACCTTTATCTTATTATCTTCAAGCTTCACGATTGGCATCGCGATTCATGCGATGCGCATGGGCATGAAGAAGGCCATGATGACGATGATGACCATCACCCTATTGCTTGGTCTAGCCTTCCTTGGCATTGAGATCTATGAGTTCTTCCATTATGTGCATGCAGGTGCAGCCATCACGACAAGCGGGTTCACTTCTGCATTATTGACCTTGCTTGGAACCCACGGAGCTCACGTAACATTTGGTCTGTTCTGGGGACTTGCAATCTTGCTTCAGGTGAAAAAGCATGGCCTTAATACTCATACAGCCAATAAATCCTTTATCTTCTCACTTTATTGGCATTTCTTAGACGTCGTTTGGATCTTCATCTTCAGCTTCGTCTACTTGAAAGGACTGATGTAATATGGCAAAGTTATTTCCTAAAGAGCATATTATCGGCTTCTTATCATCAATCGCTCTGACGATAGCTGCATTAATGGTTCTATACCTTGATGTATCCTTCGCAGTCAAAATGACAATCTTGCTCGTTACAGCCGGACTTCAAGCCAGCCTGCAGCTTATCCTGTTCATGCATATTGGCGAGTCTAAGGAAAAAGGCACATTGTATACGAATATCATTTATGCCTTATTCGTTGCTGTTGTAACGATTTTCGGATCCCTATTCGTATTAGTATGGGACTGGTATTAATCAATATAAAAGGACATCTGAGACTTTGCTCAGATGTCCTTTTTGCTATGATAATAGTTTCCCAACTCGACGATGGCACTGCCCATTCGTTCATTTTCAGGGAAAATAACTCTCTCAATGCCTGCTTCCCGTAAGGCTTGGGCAGTTACCTTTCCTACTGCAAGCGCAATCACCCGACCTTCAAAAGCTTGCATCAGATCATCCAAACAACCCTTCACTTCTGCATACGCAATGAGATGGCGTACTTGCGGTGTGCTCGTGAAAAAAGCGGCATCAACCTTATCGCCAAGCAGTTCACTAAGCAATTGCTCCATCACTTCCTTTTCTGGCGGTGTGTGAATATAAGGCAAAATTTCTTTATAATGAGCCTGCTCCTCATCAAGCCACTCAATTAAAAGCGGCGCCGGATCTCCATGTAGCTGCAAGGCTACCTTACAGCCTTTCAAGGGATACTCCTTCATCATTCGCACCAGGCCTTTTGTACTGCCATCATCATCGCGGACAACCACAGTGAGACCGAGCTTTTTTAGCATATTGACTGTCTTATAGCCTCTGGCTGCGATTTTCATGTTTTTTAAAGCTGCAATGAAAGCTTCTCCTTCTCCAAGGTCACAAGCAGCTTTATATAAAGTATCTAGTCCAATCCCCGTTGTGAAGATGCCCCAATCATACTGATGTTCGAGTATTCGATAGATATCATCCTTTAGCTGGGATTGGTCGAGATAGACCGTCCCTTGAGCTGGACGAATATGCGGCTCACCCCCAAGATTGCGGATGACTGTACTCATTTCCTCCAGTTTTCTAGACCCCAATATTGCTATTGTTTTTCCCTCTAGCTTCTTCAAATCCCATCCCCCATTCACTTTAACCTTTCATTCATTCTTTGACTGAATAAATGAACTCTCACATAAGAGAATCTCTCGTGTAAACCCTGGCTTTTTCGCCTCACAACGATCCTTAATAATCAGTCCGGACTGCTCAATCATCGCATCAATCGGCTCACCGCTCACGACTACTATTCGATCTGCAATTCGGTTGGCATGGCTTAATATCGAGAGTTGTTCCACAGGTGAAGCCGTATGGCATAGATTATAAGGCAAATCAATAATGGCTGAATCATAATGCTCAGTCACTTCCTCAATAGCTCCTCTAACCACTTCACATTCATACCCAAAATGAGCGATATTCTCTCTTGCCCCAATCGCTGGCAATGGTTTGATATCCCTGCCCGTTATATTAATCCCCATCGATAGCGCCTCAACTAGGACATTCCCTATTCCGCAGCATGGGTCAATCGCTCTAATACCTTCTATTTCCGGGATGGCAATATTCACAACTGCCCTTGCCATCCTTGTGCTGAGAGCTGTTGAATATTCCCTAGGTTTTTGCTGATGCTTTAGCCAAACCGCCTCCCCCTTCTTATAGCGCCCAAAATACCAGCGCCCTCTATATGGAATGACCGCAAATACATACTTTGGATGGTCCAATTCAGCTATACCGTTAACGGAAAGACCAATCTCCCTTTCAATCTTCCGCCTTTCTTTGAAGGAGAGCTTTACATCGAGGTCATTATCTTTAATGAGATGGACTTTGAATGTTTCCTCTCCAAGGTCCACATTCGCCACTTGCTCAACTATTGATTGATAGGTCTCTCCCTCAAACATAACCTCAATTCGCTCTCGGATAAACGGGCTTCTATCCGGTTCAATTCTCTCCGTGCTCATCATGAGATAAGGACCAGCATTACGTCCAAACAAGGCTCTCATCTCCATTTGGCAGAGCGGCTCTTCCTCCTGACTGCATGCATACGTATATAGATAAGTTATCAAATGTCTATCCGCCTTTTCATTGTCATAAAAAAGCCTCTATAGCTAAATCACTTATAGAGGCTATTTTTATTCTATTGTACCAAATTTCTTCTCTATCTAATTCTATTTGCTGGAATATCTATGCAATCTATACTAAGAGCAGATATGTGTTAAAATTTACAAAAACAACATTGGGGGCAAAACAATGAAAATAGTAGATATGGTTGAGTCACAATTAATTGCCAGTATTAAAGAGGAAAAAGATATCCAAAAGGCCATAGACAGCCGAGCGAATATTGCCTTTTTATTAACTGGCAATCTCATGAATATACCAGATATGATTTTAGAGCTGAAGTCAAATGGCATGTATGTATTCATCCATCTCGATTTCATTGAGGGACTATCCAATACGAAAAGCGCTCTTCAATTTATTGCGAAGGCCTGGAAGCCAACAGGCATCATCACAACCAAAAGCAATGTTGTTAAATTAGCGAGGGAAGAAGGCCTGATGACCATCCAGCGCATTTTCTTAATAGACCGTGCTGCCGTGCAAAAAGGGATCGAGAACATTCGCTCCTGCAAGCCGGATGCAGTTGAAGTTTTACCTGGATTAATGCCCAAAATCATTGATGACCTCTCTCGTAAAATCAAGCTGCCGCTCATTGTCGGAGGATTAATCAGCGAGGAGGCTGAAATATTATCCGCTCTCAAGGCGGGTGCGCTGGCTGTCTCTTCTGGAAATCCCGCCATGTGGCATTTTGATTTATAAAGCTGGAACATGTTTAATGCTATCAACGATATAGGACGGCGTATAGGATGTGCTAGCCAGCATTTCTCTCGTTGTGATACCGGTCAAAACGAGCACTGATTTCAATCCGAATTCATTCCCCATCTTAATATCTGTTTCAAGCCGGTCACCAATCATATAGCAATCAGCAGGATTCATCATCAAGACGTCTGTTACGACGAATTCCGCCATGAGCCGGGACGGCTTTCCAGTGATAGAATCAATAGGCTGTCCTGTGGCTCCTTCAAGGGCGCCAATCATGGCACCGCAATCCGGGATTTCTCCGCCATCCACTGGACAGGTTCGGTCCGGATTCGTTGCAATGATTTTCGCTTTATTCAACCAAGCTTGATAGGCTTTGTTAATTTTCTCATAGGTGAAATTCCGGTCCCAGCCAACGACAACATAACAGGCCTCTTTTTCATCCTCTGTTATTCGAATCCCCATTTCGGTGAGTTCATCAATTAAAGGCTGTTCACCAATAACGAGCACGGCCTCTTTTTCATTTAACCTTTCCTGCAAATACTTGGCTGTAATATAGTTAGAATTAATCACTTGATTGAGCTCGACAGGGATTCCCAGCTCCCGTAATTTCTCTACGTATTGCATTCTTGTAGCAATCGATTTATTCGTCAAAAAAACAACTTGATCCCCGCGATTTTGCAGCTCAGTTATGGCCTCTTTCGCTCCCTCAATCAATTTATCATCCAGATAAACTGTACCATCCAAATCAAAAATATACCCTCTCATCCTTCTCCTCCAGATTACTCAATCATTTTTTGATAAGCGGTTTGCCACTGCTTGTAAAAATAAGACTAAAATGACCAGGATGACAGACATAGCTGCTGCTGTATAATACTCTCCTCGGAGAATATTTTGAAATATTGCCAAGCTCATAGGCGCCCATTCTGCCGGAGCGATAAGAATAGAGATGGAAGTCTCTTTAATAACTGTGATGAAAACGAGCAGGGAGCCAGCTGCAATCCCCGGAAGCATCAAGGGCCCAATAATCGTAATGGCAGCTGTCAGTGGAGTTGCTCCAAGATTAATGGCCGCCTCTTCAATGTCCTGCTTGATCGCTCTCATAGATCCCATCGTGGACCTGATCATATAAGGCAATCTTCTAATCGTATAGGCAATGATTAAAAGAAGAGCTGTACCTGTCAATTGCAAAGGAGCCGTATTGAATGTTTGAATCAAGGCAATCCCAAAGGCAATGCCTGGAACAATCAAAGGGATATTTGTAACAAAATCCAGCTTAGCTGCATTTTGGCGAACGACGAAATACGAGACAAAGGTCGCTATAACCACACTTAACACTAAAGCCCCAAATGCAAGAATTAAGCTATTCTGGATATTCCCAAGTGAACTAGTAAAAATGGTTTGATAGTGCTTTAACGTATATCCGTTGGGCAGGAAATCCTTTCCCCAAGTTGTCGCGAATGACTGAATAACAATTGATATCATTGCTAAAAATGGCACCAGCACGATAAGGATGCTATAGCCAGAAAGGGCTTTTGTTAATCCGCTATGACTATTCAAGCGCTGCATTTTCGGCTTCCCAGAAACGGACCCATAATTCCGTCCTTTGGTCAGTAATGTCTGCAGCCAGAAGAAGAAGGCCGCTACCAAAACCATAACAACCGTCAATATCGCTGCTCCGCCCCAATTATAGAACCCTGCTATCTCACGATAAGCCTCCACAACCAAAAGATTAAGTTCTTTTGGTGCCAGAATGATTGGTGTTCCAAAGTCAGAGAAACTGACAGTAAAAATCAATAAGGCACTTGAAATGATGCCTGGCAATGCAAGCGGGAATGTCACAAATGCAAACGTAAACCAATTTTTAGCCCCTAAGTTAAGAGAAGCCTCCTCAAGAGTGATATCACTCACCTTAAAAGCCGCCACCATTGGCCATAAAGCATATGGGAAGAAGAAGAACACCTGCACAATGACGATGCCTGCCATGGAGTATGGATCAATGAGCATTCCCTCGCCGCCAAGCTTCTGATAAATGGCCGTTATCCATCCGGACCTTCCGAACATCAGAATAAAAGCATAAGCCGAGATAAATGTCGGTACGATAAGAGGTATCGTACATAACGCAGAAATCGTCCTCTTAAATGGCATAGTCGTTCTTGCGATACCATAAGCAATCGGAACGCAAATCAGAATGACCAGTACAGCAACTGTGATAGCAAGCTGTAAACTGTTAACGAGACTATTAAAATATCCTTTACTTGTAATAATGCTCTGATACGCATCTAATGAAACTCCTTTAAACTTCTCAATCGTAGAGTCAAAAATGGCCGGGTCCGATAACGAGCCCAATAGATTGACAGGCTGCCCCGTAAAGCTGACCAAAAAGACTGACAGTAAAGGCAGGATTAAAAATAAGCCAAAAAACAAATAGATGAGTACTCTTACAAGTGTAAGGCCATTAAATGCTCGTTTCCCCTTTTTCATATGACCAGCACCCTTTCAGGATCTATGGCCAGCTTAACCTTTGTTCCGGGCTTCAGGATACTCTCACCTGAGGCATAGGTGGCATCCACAATCAATTGATGGTTCGCGAACTTCACCTCGTAACGTACGATGGACCCTAGATATGTAGAGATTAAGATCTCACCTTCTAATATATTCATGGAATCAGAATTCATTTCTGTATCCCTATGGTGAATTTGAATGCTTTCAGGACGAATGATAGCCGTCCCGTTATCCTTGCTCTGATGGAGTGTTTTTAATGTGAATCCATCTCCTTTTAAGATCGTGTACTCTCCGTCTTGGATAGCTGAGTTCACATGCAGACTATTGGACGTGCCTACGAAATTAGCAATAAAAGAAGTGGAAGGATGACTATATAAATCAGTTGGCTTCCCTATTTGCATAACTTCCCCATTATTCATAACAGCCACACGATCGGCCATGCTCATCGCTTCCTCCTGATCATGCGTGACAAAAATAGTAGTGATTCCTAAGTCCTGCTGAATCCTCCTAATGGTATTTCTCATCGAATGCCGGAGCTTCTGGTCTAGATTCGAAAGCGGTTCATCCATCAACAGAACAGCCGGTTCCATGACAAGGGCGCGGCCCAATGCCACACGCTGCTGCTGTCCTCCTGAAAGCTCACTCGTCAGCCTTTCAGCATATTGGTCAAGCTCCATATATTCCAATATCTCCATGACCTTCCGTTCCATATCCTTCGGCATGCGGCCAAGCCTTCTATTGAGAAGACGCGCATAGACACCCATCTTGGCCAGCACATTTTTTTCATTCAATTGCTTAATATTAAGGCTATATGCTACATTTTCAAAAACATTCATATGAGGAAAAAGTGCATAGCTCTGAAAGACCATTCCGCAATTCCGTCTATTCGGCGGAATATGATTGACCTGCTCATTCCCGATTGTAATAGTCCCTGATGTAGGATCCTCAAAGCCTGCAATGCATCTCATCGTGGTTGTCTTTCCGCATCCCGATGGGCCGAGGAGGGCAAAAAATTCGCCCTCTTCGATCTCAAGATTGACATTGTTCAGTGCCTTAACCCCAGAAAACTCTTTATTCAACTGATGGACTGTAACGGCTCCCATGATATCCCACCTTCTTCATTACTGGAATTTCTCTTTCCATTCATTTCTGACTTTGTCATAATTCTTATTCACCCAATCGATATCTAAATCAACGGCATGAGATTTTACGTTCTCAAGTGTCAGCGGTGTTTTGGATTCTACATCCGGGTTAATCGGAATGTGATACCAATCAGCAAGAATTTGCTGGGCATCCTTAGATAACATGAAATCCATAAATTCCTTTGCTCCCTTTTCATTTGGAGCACCTTCCACCATTGAGATTGGATTGACTAGAATAGGCGTTTTATCCGGAACGACGAAATCAACTGTTTCCCCTTTTGCCTGTGCTTCATATGCCATAAAGTCAAAGCCGACTGCGATATGGGCTTCTCCCATCGCCACTGCCTTTGTAGGGGCAGAACCCGAATCCGGCATGGAGTTCGCTTGATCAACTAACTTCTCCATATACTCCCAGCCCTCTGACTCGCCGCGCTGCATCATTTGGTTCAATACCATTAAGGTAGAGGTTCCCGATGCAGCAGGATTGGCGAATTGGATTTTCCCTTTCCATTTAGGATCGAGCAAATCATCCCAAGTCTTTGGCGCTTCCTCTTTCTTCACCAATTCCGTATTATAAGCAAAGCCCAGGACGAAAACCTCGACTCCAACATACTTATCATCCTCATGCTTGAGCTTTATGCCATCTTCAACCACTTCCCAATCCTTAGCTTCATCAGGCATATAAGCACCAATAATACCTTTATCAGCATTAGCTTCAAACGTCAGAATCCCTCCGCCTCCGTACCATACGTCACCTTGCGGATTATCCTTTTCAGCCATCATCCGATTAACCAAGATGTTCGTCCCAGCGTACTGGACGTCCACCTTACCGCCATTGACCTCTTCAAACTTAGAAGCAAGCTCTTTTGTAAAGTCAGGCGTCTCTGGCGAATACAAGGTAATATTCCCTGGACCATCCGATGATCCTCCGCCATTACCACCCGAGCTTTCTTCCCCTGCACAGCCTGCCAGCAGTCCCCCAATCAAACCTAGAGCTAATAATGGCTTTTTCCAATGATACTTTGCCACTGCATGTCATCCCCCTTTTTAATGTTCGCCGAATAAGCAAGAAAAAAGAGAACACGCCCAATGATAGCCTTCAATTGTAAAGGCTTTCATTTTAGGCATCTTCTCATATTCTCCTACCTGATTATTCGATTACCTATAATTATAAACACTATTAACCAAATATCAACAATTATTTGAATATTTACCAAATAATAGGTTGGCCTCAGCGCAAATTTTTGCTTGCATCACCACTTTTCCTGAATATTTATAATGACAATATGTTAAAGGTATATTCTTCCAGTAAAATTAATTGATCTCTACTTGTCCTCTTTTTTACTAATATTTACAGTTAAAAATAATTTCAAAAAACATATTATTATTTGAGATTTTCAGAAAAATCATCTATTATATAACAGTATAAACCACTATAGGAAGGAGTTCTCATTTTAGTATATTACTATATTATATAACACGGTATTTTTACCGATAATCAAAAGGGGGAAGAGAAATGATTACATTTTTGCTAGCGGTTGCTTTGCTTGTCCTTGCCTATTTCACGTACGGGAAATATGTAGAAAAAGTATTTGGTCCGAAAAATGATAGGCTGACACCAGCTTACTCCAATCAGGACGGCGTGGATTATGTACCGATGGGCAAACAAAAGAACGCAATGATTCAATTATTAAATATAGCTGGGACGGGTCCAATATTCGGGCCAATCATGGGGGCTTTATATGGACCGGTCGCATTTTTGTGGATTGTATTAGGTGCCATTTTTGCTGGTGCGGTACATGATTATTTAACAGGGATGATTTCAATCCGCAACCGCGGTGCACATATCCCTGAGCTAGCCGGCAAATTTTTAGGAAAGCTATCGAAGCATCTTGTAAACGCTTTCGCCTTATTGCTGTTGCTGTTAGTAGGTACCGTGTTTGTCACTACTCCAGCTTCTTTATTACATGCATTGATGGATGGAAAAGTGGCTTTAGGCATTCTCATCGGAGCTATCTTCCTTTATTACTTCTTATCAACGGTGTTGCCAATTGATAAAATTATCGGCCGTCTCTATCCTTATTTCGGGGCTACCTTATTAATTGGAACACTCGGGGTTGGAGGGTCCTTGCTGTTATCAGACTATTCTATTCCTGAATTGACATTAACTAATCTGCATCCAGCAGATTTACCGATTTTCCCGATTCTTTTCTTAACTATCACATGCGGTGCCTTATCTGGCTTCCATGCCACACAGTCACCTATCATCTCTAGAACAACACAAAAAGAAAAACAGGGCCGTTACATCTTTTACGGTATGATGATTGCTGAAGCTATTATCGCCATGATTTGGGCGGCAGCAGCCATGAGCTTATTCGATGGACAAAATCTGCAGACACTAATCAATGAGGGTACTGCCTCATTAGTTGTAAACGAAGTGTCGATGACATTATTAGGAGCAGTAGGCGGAACAATAGCAGTTTTAGGGGCGGTCGTTCTTCCGATCACTTCTGGGGATACAGCTTTCCGTGCGGCTCGCTCTATTATCGCTGATTATCTAAACATCAATCAGTCTAAGCTAGCAAAACGTCTAGCCATCGCACTGCCGCTATTCGCTCTTTCTTTCTTATTAACAAAAATCGATTTCAATATCCTATGGCGTTATTTCTCATTCGCAAACCAAGGGACTTCAGCCCTGGCATTATGGATTGCTACGATGTATTTATTAGTCAAAGGGAAAAATTATTTTATAAGTTTAATTCCAGCGCTCTTCATTACCGATATGGTCGCAACCTACATCCTATTTGACGCGAAGCTTGGTTTCGGATTATCCTACAGCGCATCTCATATCGGCGGAATGATCATCACAGCCCTTATCGCTGTTGCCTTCTTTGTAAAAGCAAAGAAGAACAAAGCGGATGGACTGCAGGTAGACCTCGAGGAAGAAGATGCACCAAAAAACAATCGCGATGGATTAAAACGGGCTGGTGTCTAAATCGATACCTTATAATAGCCAAGAGTGCATTTGACCGACTGTTGAAATTAATGGCATTGACCTTAAATACGTAAAAAGAGGCTGACACAAAACCTTCCTCTTTCATGGATAAAGCCGGTGAAGCTTTTACTTATCGTAAAACTCCACCGGCTTTTCCTTGTGTTCTTAAAGACTGTTATTCTTGCATCTCTACATTCGTACTGGAGAAATCAAATGCAGATGTTTATCATCACCAAATGGCTGAACCATTACGGGTCTGATAGATCCATGGAAGCTTAAGACGACCTTTTCTTCTCTAATTGCTTTGAGTGCTTCAAGCAGGTAGCGGCCATCAAGCATGATTTCCAGCTCTTCTTCTCCGTCTAACAACTCAATTGTCTGTATTTCTTCGATTTTGCCGACCGCGGTCGATTTAGAGTAGATTTTGAGCTGGCTGCCATTTTTGACAGCAAGCGAGATGGTATTATGCCGCCATTCACTTGCAAATAAAGAAGCCCTGTCCACGCCAAGCAAAAGATCCTTCCGGTTGGACACAATGACACTCTTTGATTCTTTCGGAAACAGATTCCCTATGTTCGGATAATTGCCTTCAATCAGCCTTGATAACAACAGGAGGGAATCTGATTGAAAGAGAATATAATTTTCAGAAACAGCCATTTTCACAGGGTTAGAGTGCTGCAATAGCTTTGCTAAGTCCAATAAGGTTTTACCCGGCACGATACATCCGTTCTTCCATCCTGCCTCTACCATCGCCTTTCGCAGCGCCAGGCGTTGCCCATTGGTAGCTGCTAAAGAGAGCTCTCCGCCCTGTACAGAAATATGAACGCCTGACAATATTGGCCTTGAATCTGTCTTTGCCACAGCAAAAGCTGTCTGTTTGACCATCTCTGCCAACTCTTCTCCAGGCAAAGAGACTGTACTCGATTTGTCCATTTGCGGGAGTACGGGGTATTCGTCTGGATTATATCCATTCATCGTCGTGATAATATCCTCTGCCTGCACTGTAATATGGAAATCTCCATTTGCCTCGATAAACATGTCACTTGGCAGCTTCTTCACTATTTCGCTGAAGTACTTACCGGGGATGACGGCACTTCCTTCTTTATAGATTTGAACGACGACTTTTTCGTCCGCGATAGCAGGTATGATTCTTTGGATGACGATATTGGAATCGCT
The sequence above is drawn from the Pradoshia eiseniae genome and encodes:
- the qoxB gene encoding cytochrome aa3 quinol oxidase subunit I — translated: MKWDEFFVLGDPMIYGAMVSIVAASMAIVVGLTYFKKWRWLRDEWLTTVDHKRIGIMYIICALLMLFRGGVDGLLMRGQLAMPENGFLDAQHYNEIFTTHGVIMILFMAMPFIIGLMNIVIPLQIGARDVAFPYLNAVSFWLFFAGAMLFNISFVIGGSPDAGWSAYFPLASTEFSPSVGNNYYAIAIQIAGIGTLMTGINFIVTILKMRAPGMTLLKMPMFTWSILITNVIIVFAFPVLTVALALMTFDRLFGTHFFSMTDGGMDMLWANLFWVWGHPEVYIVILPAFGIFSEVISTFSKKNLFGYKSMVASMVAISALSFLVWVHHFYTMGQGALSNSFFSITTMLIAVPTGVKIFNWLLTMYKGKIQFTTPMMYALGFIPIFTFGGITGVMLAMASADYQYHNTMFLVAHFHYVLIPGTVFGVLAGFYYWWPKIFGFMLDDKQGKRAFWWIAISFNVTFLPLFALGLKGMTRRTYTYSEESGFGPLNLLASIGSVGLAIGFILLVYNIYWSFRYAPRLNGNNDPWDARTLEWATHTPVPAYNFAITPEVSSVDTLWDEKLGKHKIFKGKLEEIHMPNSSFMPFWMAVAFFFWGFFMVFSWWIPAIIAAIPIFYLLFARSFSNDHGFHISAKELEEEEKKLRGETK
- the qoxC gene encoding cytochrome aa3 quinol oxidase subunit III produces the protein MKLDASQPLEYRTEENQLKILGFWIFLGAEIVLFATLFTVYFVLENGTGNGPTGKDIFQISGVLWETFILLSSSFTIGIAIHAMRMGMKKAMMTMMTITLLLGLAFLGIEIYEFFHYVHAGAAITTSGFTSALLTLLGTHGAHVTFGLFWGLAILLQVKKHGLNTHTANKSFIFSLYWHFLDVVWIFIFSFVYLKGLM
- the qoxD gene encoding cytochrome aa3 quinol oxidase subunit IV encodes the protein MAKLFPKEHIIGFLSSIALTIAALMVLYLDVSFAVKMTILLVTAGLQASLQLILFMHIGESKEKGTLYTNIIYALFVAVVTIFGSLFVLVWDWY
- a CDS encoding uroporphyrinogen-III synthase, encoding MKKLEGKTIAILGSRKLEEMSTVIRNLGGEPHIRPAQGTVYLDQSQLKDDIYRILEHQYDWGIFTTGIGLDTLYKAACDLGEGEAFIAALKNMKIAARGYKTVNMLKKLGLTVVVRDDDGSTKGLVRMMKEYPLKGCKVALQLHGDPAPLLIEWLDEEQAHYKEILPYIHTPPEKEVMEQLLSELLGDKVDAAFFTSTPQVRHLIAYAEVKGCLDDLMQAFEGRVIALAVGKVTAQALREAGIERVIFPENERMGSAIVELGNYYHSKKDI
- a CDS encoding TRM11 family SAM-dependent methyltransferase gives rise to the protein MITYLYTYACSQEEEPLCQMEMRALFGRNAGPYLMMSTERIEPDRSPFIRERIEVMFEGETYQSIVEQVANVDLGEETFKVHLIKDNDLDVKLSFKERRKIEREIGLSVNGIAELDHPKYVFAVIPYRGRWYFGRYKKGEAVWLKHQQKPREYSTALSTRMARAVVNIAIPEIEGIRAIDPCCGIGNVLVEALSMGINITGRDIKPLPAIGARENIAHFGYECEVVRGAIEEVTEHYDSAIIDLPYNLCHTASPVEQLSILSHANRIADRIVVVSGEPIDAMIEQSGLIIKDRCEAKKPGFTREILLCESSFIQSKNE
- a CDS encoding glycerol-3-phosphate responsive antiterminator yields the protein MKIVDMVESQLIASIKEEKDIQKAIDSRANIAFLLTGNLMNIPDMILELKSNGMYVFIHLDFIEGLSNTKSALQFIAKAWKPTGIITTKSNVVKLAREEGLMTIQRIFLIDRAAVQKGIENIRSCKPDAVEVLPGLMPKIIDDLSRKIKLPLIVGGLISEEAEILSALKAGALAVSSGNPAMWHFDL
- a CDS encoding HAD-IIA family hydrolase, whose translation is MRGYIFDLDGTVYLDDKLIEGAKEAITELQNRGDQVVFLTNKSIATRMQYVEKLRELGIPVELNQVINSNYITAKYLQERLNEKEAVLVIGEQPLIDELTEMGIRITEDEKEACYVVVGWDRNFTYEKINKAYQAWLNKAKIIATNPDRTCPVDGGEIPDCGAMIGALEGATGQPIDSITGKPSRLMAEFVVTDVLMMNPADCYMIGDRLETDIKMGNEFGLKSVLVLTGITTREMLASTSYTPSYIVDSIKHVPAL
- a CDS encoding ABC transporter permease — protein: MKKGKRAFNGLTLVRVLIYLFFGLFLILPLLSVFLVSFTGQPVNLLGSLSDPAIFDSTIEKFKGVSLDAYQSIITSKGYFNSLVNSLQLAITVAVLVILICVPIAYGIARTTMPFKRTISALCTIPLIVPTFISAYAFILMFGRSGWITAIYQKLGGEGMLIDPYSMAGIVIVQVFFFFPYALWPMVAAFKVSDITLEEASLNLGAKNWFTFAFVTFPLALPGIISSALLIFTVSFSDFGTPIILAPKELNLLVVEAYREIAGFYNWGGAAILTVVMVLVAAFFFWLQTLLTKGRNYGSVSGKPKMQRLNSHSGLTKALSGYSILIVLVPFLAMISIVIQSFATTWGKDFLPNGYTLKHYQTIFTSSLGNIQNSLILAFGALVLSVVIATFVSYFVVRQNAAKLDFVTNIPLIVPGIAFGIALIQTFNTAPLQLTGTALLLIIAYTIRRLPYMIRSTMGSMRAIKQDIEEAAINLGATPLTAAITIIGPLMLPGIAAGSLLVFITVIKETSISILIAPAEWAPMSLAIFQNILRGEYYTAAAMSVILVILVLFLQAVANRLSKND
- a CDS encoding ABC transporter ATP-binding protein, with translation MGAVTVHQLNKEFSGVKALNNVNLEIEEGEFFALLGPSGCGKTTTMRCIAGFEDPTSGTITIGNEQVNHIPPNRRNCGMVFQSYALFPHMNVFENVAYSLNIKQLNEKNVLAKMGVYARLLNRRLGRMPKDMERKVMEILEYMELDQYAERLTSELSGGQQQRVALGRALVMEPAVLLMDEPLSNLDQKLRHSMRNTIRRIQQDLGITTIFVTHDQEEAMSMADRVAVMNNGEVMQIGKPTDLYSHPSTSFIANFVGTSNSLHVNSAIQDGEYTILKGDGFTLKTLHQSKDNGTAIIRPESIQIHHRDTEMNSDSMNILEGEILISTYLGSIVRYEVKFANHQLIVDATYASGESILKPGTKVKLAIDPERVLVI